The region TCGCGTACACATTGTACGGCAACCGAAAAGTGACTGTAGGCGTCAGTAAGACCCGATAGTGTAGGCATTAATTTGCGAAGGAGATCCAGATTAGAAATGGCGACCATGAACTTCGTCACAACTTGAATACCTGACTCCAATAAAAATTGGATCCTTTCCACAAAAGATAGCGGGTCTGCCTGTTCAGAGTGAAAGGACGCGACAACTTGAATATGCCCTGGTTTAGTTGCAGCAATTTTGCGTAATCCAGACCAAACCCGATCGGGACCACTTAAATTGGTCACAATGCGGACAGCCTTAATCGAAGATAAAGTAGTAGTATGATTTATGAAACTCAAAAAAGCGGGGTATATTGTTGGCTCACCCCCAGTTAGATTAATACGGAATATTCGATCTGATAGAATCCCGTCGAGTCTCTCCAACCCTCCAATTAATGTCACTTCATCCACTTGTGGCGAGCGATTGTTATGCCGGTGGGGAGGGCAATAAGAGCATGAAAATGAGCATCTTCTAGTTAAGAGCCAATGAACTTCGAAAAGAAGTTCTTCTCCGAAAACAGGCTCGATTGCTATAACATCCTCATGAAGATACGGATTTGGCTCTTTGAATGTGCCGCTTCGCAGCGGAGTTCCATTCTGCATAGTAGGTTAAAGATTATACATTCCGGCCCAAATCGTTTGACAGATTATTTAGAATAGAAAATAGCTTTTCGATCCAATTATAACACTCAACCTTTGTTGCCGTAAGTTCCGCGATTTGGAGCCAGTCGTGCTTTATTGCGTTCGAGAATTCCGATGAACTCAGAAAGGCATCAATAGGCCACTTTGCTTCGTCGAATACGAACGAAATGAAACTAGCGGGAACGCGTGAGAAACTTGATAAGGTTCTTATATGATTTATTGGTCCCAGGACAAAGTCTCCTTGAATTAGACCTTGATAATAATCAAATGCTCTTGAGTTATATTGTTCATGTATCTTAATAGCGTGAGACATTCGTTCGCTATTATTTTTATTGCGAGGAAGGTTAGAAAGCAAAGAATTGAGCTCTAAGCTAATCAGATCACGGTACGCAAGACGAGCCACGCAAAATTTACCTGCTTTCTCCTTAGTCATCGAGTCTAACCCAATAATATCTGTAGCAACATTGACTATGCCCTTAATTACCGAATCGGGAAAGAAGGACTTAGCTATTTCAATTCGCTTTTTTGAACCCCTTATTATCCAACCACGCTGAATCAAGGCTGCTATTATTGTCGGCTGAACTGCCCACCTAAGTTCTTGTTGTGCATCCATTATTGCGTTGTCATTTAGAGCGCTCTGAGCACGTAATAATAGTTGAGACGAGTGAGCTATATAAAACTGAATAAGGGGTTTGACGATATTTGGATGACTTCGATAAGAAAGTAGCAAAGGCAAACGCTCCCTCCAAATACTAGATGAATCCCAGAATAATGGGTCATATCCATTCAACTCGTCTCCCAGCTTTGTTTCATAAAACCAAAAGCCTAGATCAGAATCTTGATTTACTAAACTCCAGCCTTTACGGAGCTGGCTTTCTGGAATTATATGTGTGTTCTCAATTGAGCCATCCGTTCTAAAACTCCATTCGGAAATGTCGTCTGCAAAGGAATCTGAAATGACCACATGCAAATCAATGTCACTAGAGGGGCCAACTGGACCTCGCGCTACACTTCCTGAAAGCAAAATCCCAATTACACCATTCAGTTTTGAGATTTCGGCCGCAATTTCACGGGCTTTTGTTTTCAGCTCGTCTTGTCTCGAAAGATCGTTAACCTCTCCTTTGGCTAGTACGATTCGTGCATTCATTTCAAGTTACCGTTAATAATTATAGGAAGAGCGCGTTCAAGCATTTTATCCCAAGTAAAAGAACGAGCGCTCGTTCGGGCAGCAAGACCAAAACTCTTCAAACGATCTGGATTTGAGTACAAAGAAAGTAACATCTTAGTTAAAGCTTTAGCGTTTCCTGGTTCAAAAAGAAGCCCATTGCTATTGTGAGTGAGATATTCCTTTACTGCGGGTAAATTACTTGCGACCACCGCTCTGCCTGCTGCCATCGCCTCAACCAATGCAATACCTTGGCTTTCATATCGAGAGGGTTGGACATAGACATTGCATCTGCTCAGCAACTTAGGAATTATACTATGCGATACTTTTCCTATGGGAAAGACCTTACCTCTTAGGGGCGGTGCTGCGATACGTTCAGCGATATTGTTTTCGTAGTCAGATTCACCATAAGGTCCTCCGGCCAAGTATAACTCCGTCGGAACTCCATCCATTATGAGCGATGATACGGCGTCCAACAGAATATCAATTCCTTTTTGGAGGCATATTCTACCTACGCATAACAATGATAGCTTCCCACGACTTAGCGAGTTTCGTGGAATAATTCTAAAAAACTGAGGAGAAATTCCATTTGGCGTTACTATTAATTTATCGTGTTGAACACCGTATTTAATTCGCATAGCATCTGATTCAGCATTAGAAAGTGCAAATATGGCCTCTGATCTGTCAAACAATTTGCGTTCAGCAACTTCCACATATGAAGGGCATGTAAGCCCATTATAGTGACACTTTTCAAGTGCCAATAAATGCGGCGTATGAATAAGTCGACAGGATTCTGGAAGGTAGGATGGCAAATCAATTCCAGAAGTCCAATGATGGGTATGAATACAGAGATAATCTGTTGGATTGAAATATGATGACTTTACCATACCCTCAACGAATGATTTTCCTTCGTCAAAATCGCGTTCCATTACATGAGCTTTAGATGACCGTTCAAACGGAATTTCAAATACGTTGACCAGATTCTTTTTTAGAGGTTTTGGTTCCCCACTTTCAAGGCGAGTAAAAATATCAATCTTGAAACCTTTGGCGAGCAGTGCCCGGTAAATCACATGAACGTTAAGAGTACCCCCATCTACGACGTCCTTCGCACTAAAGGGAAATCTTCGACTCTTAATGACACAGATCTTGTTGGAGGACATGAAAGAAGTAGATTATTTAATAAACAACTGTTGGCTTGGTTATTGTAAAGCACTTAGCACCAAATCCGCAGAGGTCTGAGGTTCGGCGGAATTGTTTAACATGATACATTTGTAACGCGTCAATAATGTTATGTGTTGTCTGCGAATTCGTTCCATGCGAATGTTGTCAAAAAGAAACAATGAACCATTGAGGTACCTCTCATTCCTTTGA is a window of Chloracidobacterium sp. DNA encoding:
- a CDS encoding radical SAM protein, coding for MQNGTPLRSGTFKEPNPYLHEDVIAIEPVFGEELLFEVHWLLTRRCSFSCSYCPPHRHNNRSPQVDEVTLIGGLERLDGILSDRIFRINLTGGEPTIYPAFLSFINHTTTLSSIKAVRIVTNLSGPDRVWSGLRKIAATKPGHIQVVASFHSEQADPLSFVERIQFLLESGIQVVTKFMVAISNLDLLRKLMPTLSGLTDAYSHFSVAVQCVRDLGMDVDNELEMLGRTYLNNISHWYDQRSIIVSSKKGLRCESLGNIDDLIRSGKNSFKGWTCDAGLRAFFIDTDGSVFSAGCKPESLPLFYLFDEASEPSKLQSVICPHSICECASTIRIPKRASERS
- a CDS encoding glycosyltransferase family 4 protein, coding for MIYRALLAKGFKIDIFTRLESGEPKPLKKNLVNVFEIPFERSSKAHVMERDFDEGKSFVEGMVKSSYFNPTDYLCIHTHHWTSGIDLPSYLPESCRLIHTPHLLALEKCHYNGLTCPSYVEVAERKLFDRSEAIFALSNAESDAMRIKYGVQHDKLIVTPNGISPQFFRIIPRNSLSRGKLSLLCVGRICLQKGIDILLDAVSSLIMDGVPTELYLAGGPYGESDYENNIAERIAAPPLRGKVFPIGKVSHSIIPKLLSRCNVYVQPSRYESQGIALVEAMAAGRAVVASNLPAVKEYLTHNSNGLLFEPGNAKALTKMLLSLYSNPDRLKSFGLAARTSARSFTWDKMLERALPIIINGNLK
- a CDS encoding nucleotidyltransferase domain-containing protein, with the translated sequence MNARIVLAKGEVNDLSRQDELKTKAREIAAEISKLNGVIGILLSGSVARGPVGPSSDIDLHVVISDSFADDISEWSFRTDGSIENTHIIPESQLRKGWSLVNQDSDLGFWFYETKLGDELNGYDPLFWDSSSIWRERLPLLLSYRSHPNIVKPLIQFYIAHSSQLLLRAQSALNDNAIMDAQQELRWAVQPTIIAALIQRGWIIRGSKKRIEIAKSFFPDSVIKGIVNVATDIIGLDSMTKEKAGKFCVARLAYRDLISLELNSLLSNLPRNKNNSERMSHAIKIHEQYNSRAFDYYQGLIQGDFVLGPINHIRTLSSFSRVPASFISFVFDEAKWPIDAFLSSSEFSNAIKHDWLQIAELTATKVECYNWIEKLFSILNNLSNDLGRNV